Proteins encoded within one genomic window of Geotalea daltonii FRC-32:
- a CDS encoding DUF3047 domain-containing protein, with protein MPVLLFAFLLSIVAALPSLATELVVGKFSAEDLGEWTEKSFRGKTEYSLTKDEGKSVLMAHSVKAGSGLVKKVSIDARKFPVLRWSWKVDHTLKKEDIRKKKGDDFAARVYVVFPRTFFWRMRAINYVWASKMAKDSHARSPYTSNSVIIAVESGDENIKKWVTEERNVYEDYRKVFGEEPPLLGGVAIMTDTDDTQDEATAYYGDIFFEGKLQGAQENVRP; from the coding sequence ATGCCTGTACTTCTCTTTGCGTTCCTGCTGTCAATAGTTGCTGCCCTACCATCGCTGGCAACAGAACTAGTTGTCGGCAAGTTCAGCGCCGAGGATCTGGGAGAGTGGACTGAGAAATCTTTTCGGGGAAAAACCGAATACTCACTGACAAAGGACGAAGGCAAAAGCGTACTCATGGCACATAGTGTCAAGGCCGGCTCCGGGCTGGTAAAGAAGGTTTCCATCGATGCACGAAAATTTCCTGTTTTGCGCTGGTCGTGGAAAGTCGACCACACCTTGAAGAAGGAAGATATCAGAAAGAAAAAAGGGGATGATTTCGCAGCTCGAGTCTATGTGGTTTTTCCACGTACCTTCTTCTGGCGGATGCGGGCCATCAACTATGTCTGGGCATCTAAAATGGCCAAGGATTCCCATGCACGGAGCCCCTACACCTCGAACTCAGTAATTATTGCCGTTGAATCCGGGGATGAGAACATAAAGAAATGGGTCACTGAAGAACGGAATGTCTACGAAGATTACAGGAAGGTTTTCGGCGAGGAGCCGCCGCTTTTGGGAGGGGTAGCCATAATGACCGACACCGACGACACCCAGGATGAAGCGACCGCTTATTACGGAGATATCTTTTTCGAAGGGAAGTTGCAGGGCGCACAGGAAAACGTGCGCCCCTGA
- a CDS encoding tetratricopeptide repeat protein: protein MTTNFDERLAQGISLLEAGEYGKASVEFKACTEVEPDNAEGYFYLGEALAETGKQAEAIESIKAGLKRAPEDIEAWTSLGDILFESGQHKEAIAAYKKVIELRPAEADGYVSLGLVYNSLERADDALQAFNKALELDPHNVFALNALGDLYYGLGNNDQAIEAYRKGIALDPNDAAARFNLGDLFYDLGDLESAEKETLEAVRLDPNFTMSYLTLGNICIDQERLAEATKYFELYLKKEKSPQAAEMIAEVKAVVEGLKEEMRH, encoded by the coding sequence CGTCTGGCTCAGGGCATTTCCTTACTGGAGGCTGGAGAATACGGAAAAGCCTCGGTGGAATTCAAAGCATGCACCGAGGTCGAACCGGATAATGCCGAGGGCTATTTTTACCTTGGCGAGGCACTTGCCGAGACCGGAAAACAGGCAGAGGCCATAGAATCGATTAAAGCAGGGTTGAAGCGCGCACCGGAAGATATTGAGGCGTGGACTTCACTGGGTGATATCCTCTTCGAGAGCGGGCAGCATAAAGAAGCGATTGCTGCTTACAAAAAAGTAATAGAACTGCGTCCAGCGGAGGCTGATGGTTACGTGAGCCTGGGGCTTGTTTATAACAGCCTGGAACGGGCAGATGATGCGCTGCAGGCCTTTAACAAGGCGCTGGAGTTAGATCCGCACAATGTGTTTGCTCTGAATGCCCTTGGCGACCTTTATTACGGCCTTGGCAACAATGACCAGGCAATTGAAGCCTACCGCAAAGGGATTGCCCTGGACCCCAACGATGCCGCAGCACGTTTCAACCTGGGAGACCTGTTTTATGATCTGGGTGATCTGGAATCAGCTGAAAAGGAGACCCTGGAAGCGGTGAGGCTTGATCCCAATTTCACCATGTCTTATCTCACCCTTGGCAATATCTGCATTGACCAGGAGCGTCTCGCCGAGGCAACCAAATACTTTGAGCTTTACCTGAAGAAGGAGAAATCGCCCCAGGCAGCGGAAATGATCGCCGAGGTGAAAGCCGTTGTTGAGGGGCTGAAAGAAGAGATGCGTCATTGA
- a CDS encoding YtxH domain-containing protein, whose product MEERNNDVLVGALLLMAGGIIGAGAALLFAPQSGKRTRRDLVRCVKKARQKAEGVVHEFSAHVSDIVETVGDKAEEILDKAPDMAHQTKKELLKVIEEGQHRLEKQRSRLAKIIG is encoded by the coding sequence ATGGAAGAGAGGAACAACGACGTACTGGTTGGGGCGCTGCTGCTTATGGCAGGGGGAATTATCGGGGCGGGGGCGGCTCTTCTCTTTGCTCCCCAGTCCGGCAAGAGGACCCGACGCGATCTGGTGCGCTGTGTGAAAAAGGCCCGGCAGAAAGCGGAAGGGGTAGTGCATGAATTCTCCGCCCATGTCTCGGACATTGTGGAAACGGTCGGTGACAAGGCTGAAGAGATCCTTGACAAGGCACCCGACATGGCGCACCAGACAAAGAAAGAGCTTCTGAAGGTTATCGAAGAGGGACAACACCGACTGGAGAAACAGCGGAGCCGTCTGGCAAAGATAATCGGATAA